The Candidatus Mesenet endosymbiont of Agriotes lineatus region GCAAGATAGTAAGAGAAAAATGATTGCTAACTTATTCATTTTGTTTATCTTAACATTTTAATTAATAAATTAACATCACTTGCAAGGTTCACATCAGTTTTTATCAAATTATCTATTTGTCTTACTGCATGAATGATAGTTGTATGGTCTCTACCACCAAAACTCCTACCAATATCAGGCAAGCTTTTCTGTGTTAGCATCTTTGCTAAGTACATTGCAACCTGTCTTGGTCTAGATAAGTTGCGAGCTCTCTTGGTTGAGTATATATCTGACAATTTTATCTTAAAAAACTCAGATACTTTTTTCTGTATCTCATCAATTGAGATCATTTTGCAATTTGAACGTAAAAGATCCGATAGAGTATCATTAGCTAATTCTATAGTTATATTTTTACCATTTAGTAAAGAGTGAGCCATAACCTTGTTTAATGCTCCTTCTAGCTCTCTAACGTTAGACTTTATATTTTTTGCTAAAAACTCAAGCACGCCATTAGGAACATCAGCTTTCATATTTTCTACTTTAGATTGTAATATTCCCAATCTAAGCTCAAAAGTTGTTTCATTAATGTCTGCTACCAAACCCCATCCTAAACGTGACTTTATCCTATCCTCGACTCCATCTAGGCTACTTGGCGATCTATCAGCAGAAATTACCAGCTGTTTGTTTTGATCAATTAATGCATTAAAAGTATGAAAAAACTCTTCCTGAGTACTGTCTTTACCGCTGATGAATTGTACATCATCTATCATAAGCACATCTGTTGAGCGAAATTGCTCTTTAAATACCATAATATCCCTGTTTCTTAATGCTGTTATGTACTGATACATAAACTTCTCTGCTGATAAATATACCACCTTTCTTTCACTTGAAGTACTAACTATATGCCATGCAATAGCATGCATTAAATGTGTTTTGCCCAGCCCTACACCACCATATAAAAATAAAGGATTACTTCCAGGGATAGAAGCAGAAGACTCAGCAATACGCTTTGCTGCAGTGAACGCAAGCTCATTTGGTCTACCAACAACAAAATTGTCAAAAGTAAATCTTGGATCTAAAGGAGAAGATAGATTATCATAACTATTAGTGATATTTTTATAGCCCTCCTTATCTATAACGTTACTCTCTTCCTTAATAACTCGAATATCAAGTGAGCGTATGGTATTATCTTCACTCTGCCATAAAGATAGTATTTTATCTATATAATGTATCGATATCCATTCCTTAATAAATCTAGTTGGAGCTGAAAGTAACACTTCCCCATTGTTATTACTGATGAATTTTAAGAAACCAATCCAGCTATTAAAAACAGCCTCCCCATAAAGCTTACGAAGTTGATTTTGTATCTTTTTCCAAATAGAACTGCAATCATCAATGGTGATAATGTGGTCACAGAATACACTTGCAACTTTAGGGCTAGTTAAATTCATAAATACACCGAATACAATAAAAAGTTTGCTCTTCAAATAAAATATTGATTAAAACTATTTATATAAATTAACAAATATTACAGATTGTTATCATTATGATGTTTTATTTATTAGTTGTAAAGCCTAGTAAATGATTTTTCTTAAATCCACTATAATAGAGGATTGTATTATAATACAGGAGTATTTTGTCATTTCATAATTTTGATGTAATAAATTTTTGTTGCGCGAATATATTAATTATTTTAATCTTTAATAAGATAATTAAATTAAATTTTTATTTTTTATACCGTATTAACTGAAAGTTAACATTTTATGGTTTAATCTTAACTAGTTATATTTAAAAATTAAATTATTTTAAATGAGGGGAAAAGGTAATGAGCAACATAAGTATTAAGAAGAACAGAAATAATGATACCCTATTACAAGAGATAAAAAATCACTTGTTTGGTAAAAAAAATAAGAAAGAGCTAAATTATTACACTGTGTTAGATTTTAAAAATAAAGATGATTTTGTAAAGAGTCAAAAAAAGTCGAGCGAGATTATTAAGAAAAACTTAAAGAGAATTAACAAAAAACACCCATCAGATGATAATTATACTAATAAAGGTCTTAAGAAAGAGGGATTATCTTTTATAATAGGTTTAAGAAATGGAGCTCAATCTTATTTAGCAAATTTGCAGCAAGAAGAAGCTTTTAAGAAAAATAATGATATTAACAAGATCACAGAAGATAAAGGCAGCAATCTATATAGATTTAAACGTACTCTTGATTATATAAAAAAAGTAGAAGAGTATCTAGGTTTTAGCTTAGAACAAACTCCAGAAAAAACTATAGATAAATTTATTCTTATAAGAAATGTAGATAAGTTAGAAAGAAAATTTGAAAAGAAAATAAAAAAATTTAATCGAAAGCATCCATTTAGTCTAAAATCTATTAATGATTATGTGCAACAAGAAGGGCTACTTTTTATAATAGAATCAAAGCAGCAAGCTATATCATACATAAAAGGAAAAGAAGAGCATGCTGCAAAGGGAAATGATCATTATGATGATGTGCAAATTAATTTAGATAAAATAAAACAAGATAAAAAAAGCCTCTTATATCAGTATCAGCTTATGCTTGATTACATAAACTTGATGGAAAAAAAACTTGGCCTAAACATAGAATCTAACAACTTCCTATCTAAAATAAGAGAGGATTCTGTAAAGATCTTGTCAAACTCAAACTTACGTTCAGTTTACGACGAAGGCGTAGCTAGTAAAGAGCTTAATTCTTCAGCTTCTTATGAAGATTGTATTAAATATCAGCAGAAAGTTAATGAGAGAGATAGTAGTGTGGAGAAATCTGAGGCAATAGTAAAAAAAGCAAATGATCAGCAACAGGTTAATTTAAAGAGTAATAAAAAGGTAGAAAAAGCTTTAGTTGTAAAATATGTGGGTATCAGTTATTCACCTTCTATCAGTGTGAATACACCAAAACCTGAAAAAATGTCTTCAACTACACAATCATTTAAACAAGTAGTTCAAAATCCTAATAATAATACAGTGAGTAATCTGCATATAGTGCAAAAGCAGAAGAGGTTATCACTTAATAATACAATGACATTACTATTATCAGTATACGGAGAGCCTATAAGCAGCATATTTGGAATGAAAAATCTTCAAATGTCTATTGTAACTAGATTTAATTGGCCAAATTTGAATGTTAGCATGGGGATAAGCAGTATAAAAGCTTTACCACAGGAAAAATTGACTTCCGAAACATCACAAAGTGTTCAGCAGCAAGATAACAAAAAAGAAAGTAATAACTCTTTCAGTACATTTAGTAATATTAAAAACTGGTGTTATTATAATATTGTAGAACCAGTGGTAAATTTTGTTGGTGTAACACTAGAGTATAATGCACTCAACTCAAATTTAAGTACAGATTATAAGAGTGATATAGAATCTGGAGTTTCAGGTAAGTATACAAAAACCCCTGATAATATAACGAGCAGTGCTGATAATGAACAAAAGGTAGGTAGTGAATTGCATGGTGTTACTATACAAAAATTATTAACTACTATAAAATGTATAGGTTGATTTTTTAAGAATGCTAAATGAATTATAAGATACAGATCAATAATTCTTAAATAACTTCTATCTCATATTGTAAAGATGGAAATTAATCAAGACATCAATGAAGAAGGCATTTTTTTCACTTCATTAGTTTGTTTATCACGCCATTTTTTTAATTTATCAGCAATATTAATATTGCTGATAGATAATATGGATGCAGCCATAATAGCAGCGTTGAATGCTCCACTACTACCTATAGCCATAGTTGCAACAGGCACTCCCTTAGGCATTTGTATTATAGAGAATAAGCTATCTATACCATTTAAATGTTGATTCTGAATTGGTACTCCTATCACAGGTAGATGGGTTAAGGCAGCTGTCATTCCAGGCAAATGAGCTGCACCACCAGCTCCAGCTATAATCACTTTAAAACCCTCTTTTTCTGCAGATTTAGCAAAATCAAATAACCTATCTGGCGTTCTATGGGCAGATATTATACGAACTTCATAAGGTATCTGTAATTCCTTAAAAACAGTTAACGAATTCTCCATTGTTGCAAAATCTGACTCACTGCCCATTATTATAGCTACTTCTGCTGCCATACTCTCTCATTTTTATAATTTTTAAACCCTTTGATTACATAAGATAATTATACTTCCGATTACTAACAGATCAAATTTTAACTTGATATAATAGTTTCACATTTGCGGTATAAGAAGTCATTAATTATAGCTATGGTTATTAAAGTTGCTATTTCTCTCCTTTTGTAACTTTCAGAATAATAACGTTTAGACCTTAAAATAAGAGATTCAGGATGTCCTTGAAAGTGGATATTGCCATACTTATCTTCAATTGCCTCAATGACACCATCGTCAGAAAATCCTACAACTTTATAACCGATGGATTGTAATTTTTTAATATTCTCATCACTGTTATTAATCATTTCTCCATGAGCATCAGGAAAATAAACAGCAAACCAGCCATCTTCATCAGGTTGTGCAAAGCGTGATACTATTGATGACAATCTACTCTCCTGTGCTATCTTCAACTTATTAAGACGGCGATCGTTATGATAAGACTTTTTGCTCTCTTGAGTCTTATGCAGCTTTTTCATGCTGATTATCTCAACTCCTTGTGCGTACATAATTCCCTGCAACCCACCACAAATAGCAAGCAGGCTAATGTTAGGGTTCTCATCTACAACTTGTACGATTGCTTTAGTCACTAATTGACGGCTTGAGGTAGGAGGCAAAGGATCAGAATCAAGATTATAATAATTTCCTGGTAGTAATATTCTATTTATTTTGCTATCCTTAATAAAGTCCTTAACTACTTCTTTTATTTTTTTAGATTCTAATTGTTCCACATTATCTTTAGCTTCAGATAATGCTTCTTCCTTTGCTTTACTAAAAATTTTATTGTAGTCAATTAATATAACATGTGCACCCATACTAACAAGCATCTCACATATTCTATCAGAGGATGCCCATTCATGGTCGTAAGTTTCTTTTTCCGTTCTGAGTAAGCCAACAGTAATATCACAGTCTTTGTTAGGAAAATCTCTTACTTCTGCAATAGCAAAATTAAATTTAAACAAAAATAACAGTGTTAATATACTTATAAAAATTCTCATTCTCTATAAAGAAAATCATTTAAAATAGCTATAGCCACCAAAGTAGCAATTCCCCTCTCTTTTTCTTTTGCGGGGTAATTTTTATCAGACTTTATCACAAGCGCTTCTGGATGATCTTGAAAATATAGGTTACCATGTTTGTCTTCAATTACCTCAATAATGCCATCATCTGAAAACCCAACTATTTTATATCCAAGATGCTCTAACTTTTGTTTATTCTGATTACTAGTATTAACCACTCCACCATGAGCATCAGGGAAATAAACAGAAAACCACCCATTCTTATCTGGTTTTATAAATTTAGATGCTATTTCCCCTAACCGACTTTCTGGAACGATTTTTAGCTTATGAAGATGCACATTTTCTTGCTGAGGATCTGGCATTGATATTAAATGTGCCTCCTGCTGTTTTGCATCTACCAGTTTATCAACACGAATTACTTCAATTCCTTTTGCATGCATCACACCTTGCAACCCACCGCAAATAGCAATAATATGAATACTTGGATTATCATCTATTATTTTTACAATTGCTTCAGTAACTAATTGACGATTTGGTGTTGGCGGAAAAGGGTCAGAATCAAGATTATAATAATTTCCAGCTATAAATATTCTGTTAATTTTATTTTCTTCAATAAAATTTTGAACAGCTACCTTAATTTTATCTAGTTCCAACTTCTTTGCTAATAACGAGTCTTTTTTAGCTTCAGATAGTGCTTCTTTTTTTATTTTATCGAAATCTACTATTTTATTATAATCAATCAGTAAAACATTTGCTCCCATATATGTAAGCATTTCATATATATTATCAGAAAATTCCCACTCATAAGGGTAAGTTTCTTTCTCTGCCTTAAGCAAGCCAACTACTGCTTCTTTTTGATTGTTGGAAACACCCGTACTCTGATCACTAATTTCGTTTGCGTTTACAAAACTGGATATCATGAAAAACAGTAATATGAATATTTTAATAATAAGCAATTTATGGCAACTGCTTTGCAGCTTAAACATACAATTAATTAAAAATATAACACTATATAATATAATGTATTTTCCTATAAGAGGCAAATGTTCTTATGAAAATTTTAATAATGTGGCTTGAGCTGGAATCGAACCAGCGACACAAGGATTTTCAGTCCTTTGCTCTACCGACTGAGCTATCAAGCCAATCTAAAAGTTCTAAACAAAAAACTTTATCATGTCTATAATAAAATTTATTACATTGTTTTAAATCTTATGATGATAAAAATAGGTGTGTACCCTGGTACTTTTGATCCAATTACTTTTGGTCATACTGATATAATTAAAAGAGCATACAATTTAGTTGATAAGTTAATTATTGGTGTAGCTTGTGATGTCAAGAAAGATACAATTTTCACTGCTGATGTGCGAGCAGCAATGGTGAAAGAAGAAGTCAAATCACTCAATATAAAAGCTGAAGTGATAACATTCAATGGATTACTGATACATTTTGCTCAAAAGCAGAATGCTTCAGTGATAATTAGAGGTTTAAGGGCAATATCAGATTTTGATTATGAATTTCAAATGAGTTGGATAAATTATAAACTGTCTCCTAAAACTGAAACAATATTTTTACCTGCTGCTGAGGATACTCAATTTACCTCTTCAGGTTTTGTCAAGGAAATTGCAAGACTCAACGGAGATATAAGTAAGTTTGTTTCAGAAAATGTGAGAAAACAACTTTTAAATTTTTATTATAAGTAACTTTTATTTCAAAAAAGCATTCAAGCTACTTTGGAATATCAAAGTAGCTTATTTAGTAGATTACCTTTCGCGACTACAAACTTGCTGAACTTCTTCTATATTAATTATTTTATATTTTAACTTAATGTTTGAATTTAAACCATTTTGATTTATTTGCTCTACACGATTAGCAACTTTTCCTTTAGGTTGTTCGTTTTGTTGTTCGAAATTCTTTCTTCTATCTTTTACTGAGACTCCTCTACATTCTGGCCCAAGAGTGATGTGAACATTTGATTCTTGACGATTAGAGCTACAAATTTTTTCATCGTGATGCTCTAATTTTAGTCTTTGAGGCTTTGGTGGTGGTGTAGGTTTTAACGACTCAATAGACTCAAGATGAAAACCTTCTGGCAACTCAAAAGATTTTTGCTTTATTATCGTTTCTTGCATCATGTCCTGTACTGGATCAAGCGTTTTCTGGCCATGAGATTCATAATTTTTTTTAGTCATACTTCCCCCTATTTTAATTAAGTAGATATTAATAAAATATTAAAAATTACTTATAAGTCAAGAATTAAATTAAATTGAAGTAGTATCAACCTACATGTACTTTATCTCCAACATTAACAAAGTAATGTCCTGAAGTGATTAATTTTATGTCCTTAGGAATGCCGAAAATTAATATACCGTCTTGCCCTGCATCTATGATTTCTACAGGTAAAAAAGAAACAGTATTGTCATTTTCAACAACTTTAATGCCAACAATACCTTCATCATTTAAAATCAAAGCTGAAGCAGGCACCTTGTGTGCAATTACCGTACCTACTACTAACTGAACGTCTGCTATCATGCCTTTAGTAATAAACATTTCATGATTGTTTTTTGGAATTGTTACCTCTATCCTGCAAGTTCTAGTTACTGAACTTATTACCTTACTTACAAAACTTACTTTTCCTTCAGTTTTGTAATCATTTGCTAAGTCTATCTTAGCAGTGTTTCCCAGTTTTATTTTTTCCACATCTCTTTCTGGTACATGTACTACAATAATAATTTCATCAAAACTAATAATAGTAGCTATAGGCTTGCCTGCAGTTACAAAATTTCCTTTTGCAGTCATGATTTTATCAATGTAGCCAGATAAAGGTGTTAGAACAGTTGTATTTTCTAAATTTATCTGTGCTCTTTTTAAGTCAGCTTTAGCATTTTGCACAGCAGCAAAGGCTGCTTCAGCTTGAGCTTGAGATCTGTAACCTTTCTCATTTAAAGATTCAGATGCTTGATATTCAGCTTCATATTGTTTAACAAGGGCTTTAGCCCTTTCATACTGCTCTATATAATCGTACTCTTTTAATTTTAAAATAGCGTCTCCCTTGTTTATTTTACTTCCACTTAAAACATAAACATCAACAATTTCTCCACTAATTTTTGGTACAATATCTACAGATTGTTGCATATCTACTGTTCCAGTAAGAGATAAATATACCATTTCTTCTTGCGCCTTGGATTCCACCATTTTAACTTGTACTATTTCTTTAGTGTTGCTGTCTTTTTCTATTACACTATTGCTATAAAATAAACCACTACTGAACCACAGTATAGAAATGATTAGTACTGACAATGCTATTCTATATTTGAATTTTAAAAGCTTTAATCTAGTAAGTATAGCTTGCAGTTGAGCATAAAATTTAGTGTTATTGTTCATAGTGCATCTTTTAAACAATTGGCTAACTTATATTATCATAACAGTAAACTATTCTTCTAATTAAAAAACTAAACAATGTAGAAATTATTAAATAAACTTAATTATGAGGAATAAAATTAGGATATTTCGAGTAACTGAGTAGTTGTTAAACTTAAATTAGAAAAGAGCTAAAAATTAATTATTATATCAATTGTGTAAAGAAGGGATAAGTTACCATGTTACATTTATAGTATATCTTGAGCATTAAAATAGGTAAATTAATGATAGGTGGTGAGGAAAGGCTATATACCAAGAAAACTAGGTGCATATCTGTCAGATGGTAAAAATAGCAAATTTAATTATTTAGATATATTAATAAACAAAAGAATAAAAAGGACAGAGATATATCTAATAATAAATGGTCCAGGGTTTAAGTTAGGTCGAGTAGAAAAGTTGCAAGATCAACTGGAAGAAGTGGGTGGAATACATGTTGTTGATTTACATAAATGTGACTGGGGTATAATAGATCAGGGACGGAAGATAGATCTATTAGCATCAAACAATACTATAAAGATATGTATAATATGACAGATGAACAAATTTGCTATTGAATAGATACTTTTAGATTAATTGCCCTTGCTTGCATAGAGCAATTTGCAAAATACAAGGGTGGAATATACATAGATTTCGACTCTTTAGGGGGAGTATTCTCCAAACCATACGAGTGCAGATAAGGAAAGTTGGTGGAGAGAAGAAAAAAACAGGGCTCTTAAATTTATTACAAAAAATTATAATGAGAAAAATAACTAATTTATCCTCAACGAATTTTGTAATGAGAAAGCAGATGAAATATCGATTAAGACAGGATTTGTAAAAAGAAAGAGGAAATTGAGCGGTTCATCATTTGTAAAAGCTATAATTTTGGGTAACATAGGAGTTAAAAACTGTAGCATAGATACAATGTGCCAGTTATTAAATGAAAAATCGGTAGTAATAGATTTTAGATTTACTGAAGAAGCAGTGGAATTTATGAAAAGGATGTATAACGAGTCTTTAACGTTATTTAAAAATACCTTGCAAATTGATTGCAAAATTTTGAAGCAATTTAGGAGCATTGGATAGTAGCTATATCACCTTACCTAACAGTATGAAAGATATGTATAAAGGTTATGTACCGCGGCTATGAAAGCAATACCAAGTCTGGAATAAAGTTACAATTAGTTTTCGACCATCTGAATCAGACAATAGACCAACTTAATTTTACATAAGGTCAGATCAGGGG contains the following coding sequences:
- the dnaA gene encoding chromosomal replication initiator protein DnaA is translated as MNLTSPKVASVFCDHIITIDDCSSIWKKIQNQLRKLYGEAVFNSWIGFLKFISNNNGEVLLSAPTRFIKEWISIHYIDKILSLWQSEDNTIRSLDIRVIKEESNVIDKEGYKNITNSYDNLSSPLDPRFTFDNFVVGRPNELAFTAAKRIAESSASIPGSNPLFLYGGVGLGKTHLMHAIAWHIVSTSSERKVVYLSAEKFMYQYITALRNRDIMVFKEQFRSTDVLMIDDVQFISGKDSTQEEFFHTFNALIDQNKQLVISADRSPSSLDGVEDRIKSRLGWGLVADINETTFELRLGILQSKVENMKADVPNGVLEFLAKNIKSNVRELEGALNKVMAHSLLNGKNITIELANDTLSDLLRSNCKMISIDEIQKKVSEFFKIKLSDIYSTKRARNLSRPRQVAMYLAKMLTQKSLPDIGRSFGGRDHTTIIHAVRQIDNLIKTDVNLASDVNLLIKMLR
- the purE gene encoding 5-(carboxyamino)imidazole ribonucleotide mutase, which gives rise to MAAEVAIIMGSESDFATMENSLTVFKELQIPYEVRIISAHRTPDRLFDFAKSAEKEGFKVIIAGAGGAAHLPGMTAALTHLPVIGVPIQNQHLNGIDSLFSIIQMPKGVPVATMAIGSSGAFNAAIMAASILSISNINIADKLKKWRDKQTNEVKKMPSSLMS
- a CDS encoding glutamine amidotransferase-related protein, with the translated sequence MFKFNFAIAEVRDFPNKDCDITVGLLRTEKETYDHEWASSDRICEMLVSMGAHVILIDYNKIFSKAKEEALSEAKDNVEQLESKKIKEVVKDFIKDSKINRILLPGNYYNLDSDPLPPTSSRQLVTKAIVQVVDENPNISLLAICGGLQGIMYAQGVEIISMKKLHKTQESKKSYHNDRRLNKLKIAQESRLSSIVSRFAQPDEDGWFAVYFPDAHGEMINNSDENIKKLQSIGYKVVGFSDDGVIEAIEDKYGNIHFQGHPESLILRSKRYYSESYKRREIATLITIAIINDFLYRKCETIISS
- the coaD gene encoding pantetheine-phosphate adenylyltransferase, encoding MMIKIGVYPGTFDPITFGHTDIIKRAYNLVDKLIIGVACDVKKDTIFTADVRAAMVKEEVKSLNIKAEVITFNGLLIHFAQKQNASVIIRGLRAISDFDYEFQMSWINYKLSPKTETIFLPAAEDTQFTSSGFVKEIARLNGDISKFVSENVRKQLLNFYYK
- a CDS encoding efflux RND transporter periplasmic adaptor subunit; its protein translation is MNNNTKFYAQLQAILTRLKLLKFKYRIALSVLIISILWFSSGLFYSNSVIEKDSNTKEIVQVKMVESKAQEEMVYLSLTGTVDMQQSVDIVPKISGEIVDVYVLSGSKINKGDAILKLKEYDYIEQYERAKALVKQYEAEYQASESLNEKGYRSQAQAEAAFAAVQNAKADLKRAQINLENTTVLTPLSGYIDKIMTAKGNFVTAGKPIATIISFDEIIIVVHVPERDVEKIKLGNTAKIDLANDYKTEGKVSFVSKVISSVTRTCRIEVTIPKNNHEMFITKGMIADVQLVVGTVIAHKVPASALILNDEGIVGIKVVENDNTVSFLPVEIIDAGQDGILIFGIPKDIKLITSGHYFVNVGDKVHVG